One region of Micromonospora lupini genomic DNA includes:
- the alaS gene encoding alanine--tRNA ligase: MKTAEIKRRYLAHFEANGHAVVPSAPLPAISDPNLLFVNAGMVQFVPYFLGQQTPPYRRAVSVQKCIRTPDIDEVGKTSRHGTFFQMNGNFSFGDYFKAGAIPLAWELSTKPISEGGYGLDPERIWPTIYLDDDEAFEIWRSVGVPAERIVRRGKADNFWSMGIPGPCGPSSELFYDRGPEYGAEGGPAVDEDRYMEYWNLVFMQFERGPGTTKEDYPILGDLPAQNIDTGMGLERMASILQGVDNLYEIDEVRPILARAAELTGKRYGAHSGHVASESHPDDIRLRVVADHVRTALMLIGDGVTPSNEGRGYVLRRIMRRAIRSIRLLGWQDRALPELLPVARDCMAPSYPELATDFDRIAQYAYAEEEAFLSTLRAGTTILDTAIAETRTAGGTALSGAKAFQLHDTYGFPIDLTLEIAAEQGLKVDDEGFRRLMADQRTRAKADAQARKTGHTDVSAYRSVLDAGGPVTFTGYSEVARESRVRALLGADGPRQAATEGETVELVLDTTPFYAEGGGQQPDHGIITVGDGQVEVLDVQQPVPGLIVHRARVIRGEVHPGDTGYAEIDTTRRRAISRSHTATHLVHQTMRNFLGESATQAGSLNAPGRLRFDFNTPTGVSPTVLRDVEQQVNEVLLADLEVHAFITSLDEARRIGAMALFGEKYGEEVRVVEVGDYARELCGGTHVARSAQLGLVKILSESSIGSGVRRVEALVGMDAFGFLAREHLLVSRLAELYRVPNDQVADRVEQTVTQLRDAEKELEKLRAQLVLGGAGALAAQAKDVRGVAYVGTEAPEGAAGNDVRTLAQEIRGKIDPARPAVVAVAARANGKASLVVAVNAAARGRGLAASDLVKAAFSGRGGGSPDLAQGGGLPAAEAPNLLLTVEKAITEA; this comes from the coding sequence ATGAAGACGGCGGAGATCAAGCGGCGGTACCTCGCCCACTTCGAGGCGAACGGTCACGCCGTGGTGCCGTCCGCTCCGCTGCCCGCCATCAGCGACCCGAACCTGCTGTTCGTCAACGCCGGCATGGTGCAGTTCGTGCCCTACTTCCTGGGTCAGCAGACCCCGCCGTACCGGCGGGCGGTGAGCGTGCAGAAGTGCATCCGCACCCCGGACATCGACGAGGTCGGCAAGACCAGCAGGCACGGCACGTTCTTCCAGATGAACGGCAACTTCTCCTTCGGCGACTACTTCAAGGCCGGCGCGATTCCGCTGGCCTGGGAGTTGTCCACCAAACCGATCTCCGAGGGTGGTTACGGGCTGGATCCGGAGCGGATCTGGCCGACGATCTACCTCGACGACGACGAGGCGTTCGAGATCTGGCGGTCGGTGGGTGTGCCGGCCGAGCGGATCGTCCGCCGGGGCAAGGCGGACAACTTCTGGTCGATGGGCATTCCCGGCCCGTGCGGTCCGTCGTCGGAGCTGTTCTACGACCGGGGCCCGGAGTACGGCGCCGAGGGCGGGCCGGCGGTCGACGAGGACCGGTACATGGAGTACTGGAACCTCGTCTTCATGCAGTTCGAGCGCGGCCCGGGCACGACCAAGGAGGACTACCCGATCCTTGGTGACCTGCCCGCGCAGAACATCGACACCGGCATGGGCCTGGAGCGGATGGCCTCCATCCTGCAGGGCGTCGACAACCTGTACGAGATCGACGAGGTCCGGCCGATCCTGGCCCGGGCGGCGGAGCTGACCGGCAAGCGCTACGGCGCGCACTCGGGGCACGTGGCAAGTGAGTCGCACCCGGACGACATCCGGCTGCGGGTGGTCGCGGACCACGTGCGGACCGCGCTGATGCTGATCGGCGACGGCGTGACCCCGAGCAACGAGGGTCGCGGCTACGTACTGCGTCGGATCATGCGCCGGGCGATCCGGTCGATCCGGCTGCTCGGCTGGCAGGACCGGGCGCTGCCCGAGCTGCTGCCGGTCGCGCGGGACTGCATGGCGCCGTCGTACCCGGAGCTGGCGACCGACTTCGACCGGATCGCGCAGTACGCGTACGCCGAGGAGGAAGCCTTCCTGTCGACGCTGCGCGCCGGGACGACGATCCTGGACACCGCGATCGCCGAGACCCGCACGGCGGGCGGCACGGCGCTGTCCGGGGCGAAGGCGTTCCAGCTGCACGACACGTACGGCTTCCCGATCGACCTGACCCTGGAGATCGCGGCGGAGCAGGGCCTGAAGGTCGACGACGAGGGCTTCCGCCGGCTGATGGCCGACCAGCGGACCCGGGCGAAGGCGGACGCGCAGGCCCGCAAGACGGGGCACACAGACGTGTCGGCGTACCGGTCGGTGCTCGACGCGGGCGGCCCGGTGACGTTCACCGGCTACAGCGAGGTGGCCCGCGAGTCGCGGGTGCGGGCGCTGCTGGGCGCCGACGGCCCGCGTCAGGCGGCGACCGAGGGTGAGACAGTCGAGTTGGTGCTCGACACGACCCCGTTCTACGCCGAGGGCGGTGGCCAGCAGCCCGACCACGGCATCATCACCGTCGGCGACGGTCAGGTCGAGGTGCTCGACGTGCAGCAGCCGGTGCCCGGCCTGATCGTGCACCGGGCGCGGGTCATCCGGGGTGAGGTGCATCCCGGCGACACCGGCTACGCCGAGATCGACACCACCCGGCGGCGGGCGATCTCCCGATCGCACACGGCCACCCACCTGGTGCACCAGACCATGCGCAACTTCCTCGGCGAGTCGGCCACCCAGGCGGGTTCGTTGAACGCGCCGGGCCGGCTGCGGTTCGACTTCAACACCCCGACGGGTGTGTCGCCGACAGTTCTGCGGGACGTGGAGCAGCAGGTCAACGAGGTGCTCCTGGCGGACCTGGAGGTGCACGCCTTCATCACCTCGCTTGACGAGGCGCGGCGGATCGGCGCGATGGCGCTGTTCGGCGAGAAGTACGGCGAGGAGGTGCGGGTCGTCGAGGTCGGCGACTACGCCCGGGAGCTGTGCGGCGGCACGCACGTGGCCCGCTCGGCACAGCTCGGCCTCGTGAAGATCCTCTCCGAGTCGTCGATCGGCTCCGGTGTCCGCCGGGTCGAGGCGCTCGTCGGCATGGACGCCTTCGGCTTCCTGGCCAGGGAGCACCTGCTGGTGTCCCGGCTGGCCGAGCTGTACCGGGTGCCCAACGACCAGGTCGCCGACCGGGTGGAGCAGACAGTCACCCAGCTCCGGGACGCGGAGAAGGAGTTGGAGAAGCTGCGCGCCCAGTTGGTGCTGGGCGGGGCGGGGGCGCTCGCCGCGCAGGCCAAGGATGTGCGCGGGGTGGCGTACGTGGGCACCGAGGCGCCGGAGGGCGCGGCCGGCAACGACGTACGGACCCTGGCGCAGGAGATTCGCGGCAAGATCGACCCGGCGCGGCCGGCGGTGGTCGCGGTGGCGGCCCGGGCGAACGGCAAGGCGTCGCTCGTGGTGGCGGTCAACGCGGCAGCCCGTGGTCGGGGCCTGGCCGCCTCGGACCTGGTGAAGGCGGCGTTCTCCGGGCGCGGCGGGGGCAGCCCCGACCTGGCCCAGGGTGGCGGCCTGCCCGCGGCCGAGGCGCCGAACCTGCTGCTCACCGTCGAGAAGGCGATCACCGAGGCGTGA
- a CDS encoding DUF948 domain-containing protein, with protein MGDILAIAALIAASAFAVLVLILTLPILRLRHTVDATTRMINDVNDRTGPLLGDVNTTVKNVNVALEQVQTSLDGVNLQLAKVDTMTSHAQNVTANVANLATVVSAAAANPLVKVAAFGYGVRKAAAGRRHAETEREVRDTIKQQRRAARRGNS; from the coding sequence GTGGGCGACATTTTGGCGATCGCGGCGCTGATCGCGGCGAGCGCGTTCGCGGTGCTGGTGCTCATCCTGACGCTGCCCATCCTGCGGCTGCGGCACACGGTGGACGCCACCACGCGGATGATCAACGACGTCAACGATCGGACCGGACCGCTGCTCGGCGACGTGAACACCACTGTGAAGAACGTCAACGTCGCGCTGGAGCAGGTGCAGACCTCGCTCGACGGCGTGAACCTTCAGCTGGCGAAGGTCGACACGATGACCAGCCACGCCCAGAACGTCACCGCAAACGTGGCCAACCTCGCCACAGTGGTCTCCGCCGCCGCCGCGAACCCGCTGGTGAAGGTGGCCGCGTTCGGCTACGGCGTGCGTAAGGCCGCCGCCGGCCGCCGGCACGCCGAGACCGAGCGCGAGGTGCGCGACACCATCAAGCAGCAGCGACGGGCCGCCCGGCGCGGCAACAGCTGA
- a CDS encoding replication-associated recombination protein A: protein MESDALFSLGAPTGPRSAPEGPAGVDGFTPVADDSPLPVRMRPVSLDELIGQDHLLAPGAPLRQLVSGGAPMSVILWGPPGSGKTTIAHLVAGATDRRFVAMSALSAGVKDVRAVIETARRQRRSGGPQTVLFIDEVHRFSKTQQDSLLAAVEDRTVTLLAATTENPYFSVISPLLSRCVLLTLQPLDDDAVRGLLRRAVADERGLGGTLTLATDAEDHLVRLASGDVRKALTALEAAAASATALGVGRIDLATAEQAVDVAAVRYDRDGDAHYDVVSAFIKSMRGSDVDAAVHWLARMLVAGEDARFIARRLVIFASEDVGMADPTALSVATAAAHAVEYVGLPEVQLNLAQAVIYLATAPKSNSATTAIGAAMADVRAGRGGPVPRGLRDAHYAGARGLGHGTGYRYPHDDKRGVLTQQYVPDDLVGVDYYQPSPHGAERSVSTRLPLLRRIVRGLPAPPARPETPPASSPATAGPSVAAPTVGSAVTPQPDPTLAGRNGRSATDAGGPGTKQDSGTNAAGEGQQ from the coding sequence ATGGAGTCCGACGCCCTCTTCTCCCTCGGTGCGCCCACCGGGCCGCGCAGCGCGCCCGAGGGGCCCGCCGGTGTCGACGGCTTCACTCCGGTAGCGGACGATTCGCCCCTGCCCGTCCGCATGCGGCCCGTGAGCCTGGACGAGTTGATCGGGCAGGACCACCTGCTCGCCCCCGGCGCGCCGTTGCGGCAACTGGTCTCCGGCGGGGCGCCCATGTCGGTGATCCTCTGGGGACCGCCCGGCAGCGGCAAGACCACAATCGCGCACCTGGTGGCCGGTGCCACCGACCGCCGCTTCGTCGCCATGTCGGCGCTCTCGGCCGGTGTCAAGGACGTCCGGGCGGTGATCGAGACGGCCCGTCGCCAGCGCCGCTCGGGCGGCCCGCAGACGGTGCTGTTCATCGACGAGGTGCACCGGTTCAGCAAGACCCAGCAGGACTCGCTGCTCGCCGCAGTCGAGGACCGCACGGTCACGCTGCTCGCGGCGACCACCGAAAACCCGTACTTCTCCGTCATCTCACCCCTGCTGTCGCGGTGCGTGCTGCTCACCCTGCAACCGCTCGACGACGACGCGGTCCGCGGCCTGCTGCGCCGCGCGGTCGCCGACGAGCGCGGCCTGGGCGGCACGCTGACCCTGGCCACCGACGCCGAGGACCACCTGGTCCGGCTGGCGTCAGGGGACGTCCGCAAGGCGCTTACCGCGCTGGAGGCGGCGGCGGCCTCGGCCACGGCGCTCGGCGTCGGGCGCATCGACCTGGCGACCGCCGAGCAGGCGGTCGACGTCGCGGCGGTGCGCTACGACCGCGACGGCGACGCCCACTACGACGTGGTCAGCGCGTTCATCAAGAGCATGCGCGGCTCGGACGTGGACGCCGCGGTGCACTGGCTGGCCCGGATGCTTGTCGCGGGGGAGGACGCCCGGTTCATCGCCCGCCGGCTGGTCATCTTCGCCAGCGAGGACGTGGGCATGGCCGACCCCACCGCGCTGAGCGTGGCCACCGCCGCCGCGCACGCCGTGGAGTACGTGGGCCTGCCCGAGGTGCAGCTCAACCTGGCGCAGGCGGTTATCTACCTGGCCACCGCACCGAAGTCGAACTCGGCCACCACCGCGATCGGCGCGGCCATGGCGGACGTACGGGCCGGCCGGGGTGGCCCGGTGCCCCGTGGGCTGCGGGACGCGCACTACGCAGGCGCCCGAGGGCTGGGCCACGGCACCGGGTACCGCTACCCGCACGACGACAAGCGCGGCGTGCTCACCCAGCAGTACGTCCCGGACGACCTGGTGGGCGTCGACTACTACCAGCCCAGCCCGCACGGGGCGGAACGGTCCGTGTCGACGCGGCTGCCGTTGCTGCGCCGGATCGTACGCGGCCTGCCGGCCCCACCCGCCCGCCCCGAAACCCCGCCCGCCTCCTCGCCCGCGACAGCGGGCCCGTCGGTGGCGGCCCCGACCGTCGGGTCAGCGGTAACGCCGCAGCCCGATCCGACGCTTGCCGGTCGGAACGGCCGGTCGGCCACGGATGCGGGCGGGCCCGGCACGAAGCAGGACAGCGGCACGAACGCCGCAGGAGAGGGTCAACAGTGA
- a CDS encoding GNAT family N-acetyltransferase: protein MITDDQAIHDRAAILAAAGDHPFVRHSLSPGVPAHGYRRDGAVLWLLPPERGLGADAVGPVAPVLAICATLVADGVLRPEHRLHLPRLDPALLAARLPVAEQVDWDFHWTTVAPPTQPDEQPVVRLTDADRPALHALVDEAFPSTTTRPGDPRVVDWYGIRAGGRLVACGADRSRGDVGFLAGLTVAPDQRGRGLGAALTAGMTRALLARHDTVGLGVYPDNVGAVRLYRRLGFTSTHHVTSVRLA, encoded by the coding sequence ATGATCACCGACGACCAGGCGATCCACGACCGGGCCGCGATCCTGGCCGCGGCCGGTGACCACCCGTTCGTCAGGCACTCGCTCTCGCCGGGCGTGCCGGCGCACGGGTACCGGCGCGACGGGGCCGTGCTGTGGTTGCTGCCGCCCGAGCGCGGGCTGGGCGCCGACGCCGTCGGCCCCGTCGCGCCGGTGCTGGCGATCTGCGCCACGCTTGTCGCCGACGGGGTGCTGCGGCCGGAGCACCGGCTGCACCTCCCCCGGCTCGACCCCGCCCTGCTGGCCGCCCGACTACCGGTGGCCGAGCAGGTCGACTGGGACTTCCACTGGACCACCGTGGCGCCACCGACCCAGCCGGACGAGCAGCCTGTCGTACGGCTCACCGACGCCGACCGCCCGGCGCTGCACGCGCTTGTCGACGAGGCGTTCCCGAGCACCACCACCCGGCCGGGCGATCCGCGGGTGGTCGACTGGTACGGCATCCGGGCCGGCGGCCGGCTGGTGGCGTGCGGCGCGGACCGCAGCCGGGGCGACGTCGGGTTCCTGGCGGGCCTGACCGTCGCCCCCGACCAGCGCGGCCGGGGCCTCGGCGCGGCGCTGACCGCAGGCATGACCCGGGCGCTGCTGGCCCGGCACGACACCGTCGGGCTCGGCGTCTACCCGGACAACGTGGGGGCGGTGCGGCTCTACCGCCGGCTCGGCTTCACCAGCACCCACCACGTCACCTCGGTCCGCCTCGCCTGA
- a CDS encoding MFS transporter produces the protein MSALTVRQVRRRYLTLYGLRWLPTGMMIPVMVLLMQERGLSLPQIGLVGTAQGLLVLALELPTGGFADALGRRPVLLAAGALNLVSLSLFAVADSFWLFFLVWALQGIYRALDSGPLESWYVDATLAADPQAEYEKGLGYAGTVIGVAIGGGALLSGGLIALGPLGPVSALTVPVLAAIIAQAVALVALVVLLVEERPATGFAAVRASVVQAPRMIGQAVGLLRRSRVLLALVAVELFWGFGIVTFESLLPVRLAEVIGDPERAAALLGPASSAAWLANAAGAALTPLLLRWLGAAPGAALLRILQGVTVVGMGLLAGPVGVLVAYLACYAVHGASNPLHSGLLHRQVDGPYRTSVLSLNSMMAQPAAALGGVVLTAIAAAASVSTAMVVGAVVLAVAAPLYLPAWRAGRNAAADPADPPAVPVPVEQR, from the coding sequence GTGAGCGCGCTTACCGTCCGTCAGGTCCGGCGTCGTTACCTCACGCTGTACGGCCTGCGCTGGCTGCCCACGGGGATGATGATCCCGGTGATGGTCCTGCTGATGCAGGAGCGGGGTCTGTCGCTGCCGCAGATCGGCCTGGTCGGCACCGCGCAGGGCCTGCTGGTGCTCGCGTTGGAGCTGCCTACCGGCGGCTTCGCCGACGCTCTCGGTCGCCGGCCCGTCCTGCTCGCCGCCGGCGCGCTCAACCTCGTCTCGCTGTCACTGTTCGCGGTGGCCGACTCGTTCTGGTTGTTCTTCCTGGTCTGGGCGTTGCAGGGGATCTACCGGGCGCTTGACAGCGGCCCCCTGGAGTCCTGGTACGTCGACGCCACCCTCGCCGCGGACCCGCAGGCCGAGTACGAGAAGGGCCTCGGGTACGCCGGCACCGTCATCGGCGTCGCCATCGGCGGCGGCGCGCTGCTCAGTGGCGGCCTGATCGCGCTCGGTCCGCTGGGACCGGTCAGCGCGCTCACCGTGCCGGTGCTGGCCGCGATCATCGCGCAGGCGGTGGCGCTCGTCGCGTTGGTCGTCCTGCTTGTCGAGGAGCGGCCGGCCACCGGATTCGCGGCGGTGCGCGCCTCGGTGGTGCAGGCGCCCCGGATGATCGGCCAGGCCGTCGGCCTGCTGCGCCGGTCCCGGGTGCTGCTGGCCCTGGTGGCGGTGGAGCTGTTCTGGGGCTTCGGCATCGTCACCTTCGAGTCGCTGCTGCCGGTGCGGCTCGCCGAGGTGATCGGCGATCCGGAACGCGCCGCCGCGCTGCTCGGGCCGGCCAGCTCGGCGGCCTGGCTCGCCAATGCGGCAGGCGCGGCGCTGACCCCGCTGCTGCTGCGCTGGCTCGGCGCGGCGCCCGGCGCGGCCCTGCTGCGCATCCTGCAGGGCGTGACCGTCGTCGGGATGGGGCTGCTCGCCGGACCTGTCGGGGTGTTGGTGGCCTACCTGGCCTGTTACGCCGTGCACGGCGCGTCGAACCCGCTGCACAGTGGCCTGCTGCACCGCCAGGTCGACGGTCCGTACCGGACCAGCGTGCTCTCGCTGAACTCGATGATGGCGCAGCCGGCCGCCGCGCTCGGCGGGGTGGTGCTGACCGCGATCGCCGCCGCCGCCAGCGTCAGCACCGCGATGGTGGTCGGCGCGGTGGTGCTGGCCGTCGCCGCCCCGCTCTACCTGCCCGCCTGGCGGGCCGGCCGCAACGCCGCCGCCGATCCCGCCGACCCACCCGCGGTTCCCGTGCCAGTCGAGCAGCGCTGA
- a CDS encoding ArsR/SmtB family transcription factor produces the protein MVNDEATPRPAPREVRIDRRQVRVLAHPLRMRLVGALRVNGPATATTLAELLGTNTGATSYHLRQLAEVGLVTEDADRGSGRQRWWQATHDVTSWEPSDFDDDPDARAAIEWIQGDQVRLLVEHADRWFATQHEWSPAWRDAFGMGDIFLTVPPERLEALKAEVWEVLERYQREAEPVDTAEPADPQARPVQVFLAAYPLRDGPR, from the coding sequence ATGGTGAATGACGAAGCGACCCCGCGGCCCGCGCCGCGGGAGGTGCGGATCGACAGGCGGCAGGTCCGGGTGCTCGCGCACCCGCTGCGGATGCGGTTGGTCGGAGCCCTGCGCGTGAACGGGCCGGCCACCGCCACCACCCTCGCCGAGCTGCTCGGCACCAACACCGGCGCGACCAGCTACCACCTGCGCCAACTCGCCGAGGTCGGGCTGGTCACCGAGGATGCCGACCGGGGCAGCGGACGGCAGCGCTGGTGGCAGGCGACCCACGACGTCACCAGTTGGGAACCGAGCGACTTCGACGACGACCCCGATGCCCGCGCCGCGATCGAGTGGATCCAGGGCGACCAGGTGCGCCTCCTCGTCGAACACGCCGACCGCTGGTTCGCCACCCAGCACGAGTGGTCCCCCGCCTGGCGGGACGCCTTCGGCATGGGCGACATCTTCCTGACCGTCCCGCCGGAGCGGCTGGAGGCGCTCAAGGCGGAGGTGTGGGAGGTGCTGGAGCGCTACCAGCGGGAGGCCGAGCCGGTCGACACGGCCGAGCCCGCCGATCCGCAGGCCCGTCCGGTGCAGGTCTTCCTGGCCGCCTACCCGCTGCGGGACGGCCCCCGATGA
- a CDS encoding SDR family oxidoreductase — MRVLVVGGSGFLGSEVCRRGVRAGFSVVGTYHSGSVGVPGVAQRRLDVTDRAAVRALVAQVRPDIVVATPYRYDDWTVTADGAAHVALAAGEVGARLVHLSSDALHGGRPTPYADDDRPSPINAYGAAKAAAETAVRAIDPGAALVRTSLILGEGSKQIELCRDALAGRAVLFTDEFRCPIDVGDLADAVLELACSSYAGVLNVAGADAVSRAELGLLVAERFGLDPAGLKTTTAVAAGVVRPSDVRLDSARAAGLLRTRLRGARELLA; from the coding sequence ATGCGGGTGCTTGTCGTCGGGGGTAGCGGGTTTCTGGGTTCCGAGGTGTGTCGGCGGGGTGTTCGCGCCGGGTTCTCGGTCGTGGGGACGTACCACTCCGGGTCCGTCGGGGTGCCGGGGGTTGCTCAGCGGCGGCTGGACGTGACCGACCGCGCCGCCGTGCGCGCGCTTGTCGCGCAGGTGCGGCCGGACATCGTGGTCGCGACCCCCTATCGGTACGACGACTGGACTGTCACCGCCGACGGCGCCGCGCACGTGGCCCTCGCCGCCGGCGAGGTGGGGGCCCGCCTGGTGCATCTGTCCAGCGATGCGCTGCACGGCGGCCGACCCACCCCGTACGCCGACGACGACAGGCCCAGCCCGATCAACGCGTACGGGGCCGCGAAGGCGGCGGCCGAGACCGCCGTGCGGGCGATCGACCCCGGCGCGGCGCTGGTGCGTACCTCGCTGATCCTCGGGGAGGGCAGCAAGCAGATCGAGCTCTGCCGGGACGCGCTCGCCGGCCGGGCGGTCCTGTTCACCGACGAGTTCCGCTGCCCGATCGACGTGGGTGACCTGGCCGACGCCGTGTTGGAGCTGGCCTGCTCGTCGTACGCCGGAGTGCTCAACGTGGCCGGCGCGGACGCCGTGAGTCGGGCCGAGCTGGGTCTGCTTGTCGCCGAGCGGTTCGGTCTGGACCCGGCCGGGCTGAAGACCACCACGGCGGTAGCCGCCGGCGTGGTCCGTCCCAGCGACGTACGCCTCGACTCCGCCCGTGCCGCCGGCCTGCTGCGGACGCGACTGCGCGGGGCACGAGAACTCCTGGCCTGA